From a region of the Candidatus Nezhaarchaeales archaeon genome:
- a CDS encoding DUF5678 domain-containing protein, with the protein MGIDVLKDFEADEEAYHRMRESLLKKYRGKWVAVHGGEVVAAGDQLSEVVKKAFSIVGDSSFYVNKVGEEAKVGRRIYRFR; encoded by the coding sequence TTGGGCATTGATGTGCTTAAGGATTTTGAAGCGGATGAAGAGGCGTACCACCGCATGAGGGAGAGCCTATTAAAGAAGTATAGGGGGAAGTGGGTCGCCGTCCATGGGGGCGAGGTGGTCGCTGCTGGTGACCAGCTGAGCGAGGTCGTTAAAAAAGCGTTCAGCATTGTGGGTGACTCCTCCTTCTACGTTAATAAGGTGGGTGAGGAGGCTAAGGTTGGACGTCGCATCTACAGGTTTAGATGA